A single region of the Synechococcus sp. HK05 genome encodes:
- a CDS encoding NADH-quinone oxidoreductase subunit M, which yields MDLLLLLLIPLLAGLLLPLLPAGSPWVRRGALAAALLQLLDGLWLCQHPPAAISSDWLPQLGLRLELGLDGLTLPLVLLAALLTAMAVMASPVDQSRSRLFFALMLATNVGLIGAFLARNALLFLLAYELILIPTTLLVATWGGERRAGAAIRFLTYGAVSGVALLAAVLALGWLQPGGLNFSYAALADHNLTAEQQRWILALVLLAFGLKLPVVPLHGWQPITYSQAPTPVAMLMSGVVSKLGAYGLLRFGLEFLPDAWAAWSPWLAAVGAISAIYGALNAIAQLEMRRLVAYSSLGHMGMLLLALAAATPLSLQGVIAQMLAHGLIIALLFCLVGLIELRTGTSAIPELSGLLNPQRGLPFTLGLMLLALLAAAGVPGLAGFVAELLVFEGSWVAFPWPTLVCLLASGLTAVYAIRLFNRVGFGRLDNDRADWVSTSWGERAPALVLTALVLVAGLWPSMLTGFSETATAPLALRSSDAVTVIAMAPATVNSAQLPA from the coding sequence ATGGACCTGTTGCTTCTCCTGTTGATCCCCCTGCTGGCGGGCCTGCTCCTGCCGCTCCTGCCCGCTGGCTCCCCCTGGGTGCGCCGCGGTGCCCTGGCGGCTGCCCTGCTGCAGCTGCTCGATGGCCTCTGGCTCTGTCAGCACCCACCGGCAGCGATCTCCTCCGACTGGTTGCCGCAGCTGGGCCTACGGCTTGAGCTGGGGCTCGATGGGCTAACCCTGCCGCTGGTGCTGCTGGCGGCCCTGCTCACGGCCATGGCCGTGATGGCGAGCCCGGTGGATCAGAGCCGCTCGCGCCTGTTTTTTGCCTTGATGCTGGCCACGAACGTGGGCCTGATCGGTGCCTTCCTGGCCCGCAATGCCCTGCTGTTCCTGCTGGCCTACGAGTTGATCCTCATCCCCACCACCCTGCTGGTGGCGACCTGGGGTGGTGAGCGCCGAGCTGGCGCCGCGATCCGCTTCCTCACCTACGGCGCCGTGTCTGGCGTGGCGCTCCTGGCGGCGGTGCTGGCCCTGGGCTGGTTGCAACCGGGCGGCCTGAACTTCAGCTACGCCGCCCTGGCGGATCACAACCTCACGGCTGAGCAGCAGCGCTGGATCCTGGCGCTGGTGCTCCTGGCCTTCGGCCTGAAGCTGCCGGTGGTGCCCCTGCATGGCTGGCAGCCGATCACCTACAGCCAGGCGCCCACGCCGGTGGCGATGTTGATGAGCGGTGTGGTGTCGAAGCTGGGCGCCTACGGCCTGCTGCGCTTCGGCCTGGAGTTTCTGCCGGATGCCTGGGCGGCCTGGTCGCCCTGGCTGGCAGCGGTGGGGGCGATCAGCGCCATCTACGGCGCCCTCAATGCGATTGCTCAGCTGGAGATGCGCCGCTTGGTGGCCTACAGCTCGCTGGGCCACATGGGCATGCTGCTGCTGGCTTTGGCGGCGGCTACACCGCTGAGCCTGCAGGGCGTGATCGCCCAGATGCTGGCTCACGGTTTGATCATTGCGCTGCTGTTCTGCCTGGTGGGCCTGATCGAGCTGCGCACCGGCACCAGCGCCATCCCGGAGCTCTCGGGTTTGCTCAATCCGCAGCGGGGTCTGCCGTTCACCCTGGGGCTGATGCTGCTGGCGCTACTGGCCGCGGCTGGTGTGCCCGGCCTGGCGGGCTTTGTGGCCGAGCTGCTGGTGTTTGAGGGCAGCTGGGTGGCTTTCCCCTGGCCCACGCTGGTGTGCCTGCTGGCCTCCGGCCTCACGGCCGTGTACGCCATCCGCCTGTTCAACCGCGTGGGCTTTGGCCGCCTCGATAACGACCGCGCCGATTGGGTGAGCACCAGCTGGGGTGAGCGGGCTCCGGCTCTGGTGCTCACCGCTCTGGTGCTGGTGGCGGGCCTCTGGCCCTCGATGCTCACCGGCTTCAGCGAAACGGCCACTGCTCCGCTGGCCTTGCGCTCCAGTGACGCCGTCACTGTGATCGCCATGGCTCCCGCCACCGTCAACTCCGCCCAGCTCCCCGCATGA
- a CDS encoding CO2 hydration protein gives MTATVASERSKVPLIPLSTHRYADVIHRLEAGGSMLPDTPENLKQIIGIYKAYAVPMDFYWRDLLYIAERVFLNPLPAFKYFIPQEYLDRPNSYAGDQSQLRIWRGGEKAHPELLAFMERGETGRMPKLLHHLWHDRVNMEFAEACMQAMLWHQGMGGRFNDYLESDAYKANADRAIKAYFKGNPLMLGLYALFPDMFLEQVRQLSYTANLGLFWEVMAPVFFEMSDIYDEGGFKGVPDAMEFLVNGIFAAAGRPIYHHLYIGEECYEIVPKSEGFTWLYEAALPYVEAVFYRTAPFRGTKSYNAQAGQVPADQADFHYGILYADVFPVGSAGIPPTLLMQDMLHFLPPYLKEIYREHKRGEEDELVQLGITFQRSMYNVTSAVIQALRCALLYPLDDTNSEHLMANRRFFEAQMDRFLRPEARLADIQSQDYR, from the coding sequence ATGACTGCCACCGTCGCCTCGGAGCGCAGCAAGGTTCCGTTGATTCCCCTCTCCACCCACCGCTACGCCGATGTGATCCATCGGCTGGAAGCCGGCGGCTCGATGCTGCCCGACACCCCGGAGAATCTCAAGCAGATCATCGGCATCTACAAGGCTTACGCCGTGCCGATGGACTTCTATTGGCGCGACCTGCTCTACATCGCGGAGCGGGTGTTTCTCAATCCGCTGCCGGCCTTCAAATACTTCATCCCCCAGGAGTATCTCGATCGCCCCAACAGCTATGCGGGCGATCAATCACAGCTGCGCATCTGGCGCGGCGGTGAGAAAGCGCATCCGGAACTTCTGGCCTTCATGGAGCGCGGCGAAACCGGCCGCATGCCCAAGCTGCTCCATCACCTCTGGCATGACCGGGTGAACATGGAGTTCGCCGAGGCCTGTATGCAGGCCATGCTCTGGCACCAGGGTATGGGCGGCCGCTTCAACGACTACTTGGAGAGCGACGCCTACAAGGCCAACGCCGATCGGGCGATCAAGGCCTACTTCAAAGGCAACCCCCTGATGCTCGGCCTCTATGCGCTGTTCCCGGACATGTTCCTGGAGCAGGTGCGCCAGCTGAGCTACACCGCCAACCTCGGTCTCTTCTGGGAAGTGATGGCGCCGGTGTTCTTCGAGATGAGCGACATCTACGACGAGGGTGGCTTCAAGGGCGTGCCCGATGCGATGGAGTTCCTCGTGAACGGCATCTTTGCGGCAGCTGGGCGCCCGATCTACCACCACCTTTATATCGGCGAGGAGTGCTACGAGATCGTCCCCAAGAGCGAGGGTTTCACCTGGCTCTATGAGGCGGCCCTGCCCTATGTGGAGGCTGTGTTCTATCGCACTGCACCCTTCCGGGGCACCAAGAGCTACAACGCTCAGGCCGGCCAGGTGCCGGCGGATCAGGCGGATTTCCACTACGGCATCCTCTACGCCGATGTGTTCCCCGTGGGCTCAGCCGGCATTCCTCCCACCCTGCTGATGCAGGACATGCTGCATTTTCTGCCTCCTTATCTCAAGGAGATCTACCGGGAGCACAAGCGCGGTGAGGAGGATGAGCTGGTGCAGCTGGGGATCACCTTCCAGCGCTCGATGTACAACGTGACCTCCGCGGTGATTCAGGCCCTCCGCTGCGCTCTGCTCTACCCGCTGGATGACACCAACTCCGAGCATCTGATGGCGAACCGCCGCTTCTTCGAGGCGCAGATGGATCGCTTCCTGCGGCCGGAGGCCCGCCTAGCCGATATTCAATCCCAGGACTACCGCTGA